In Pyrus communis chromosome 8, drPyrComm1.1, whole genome shotgun sequence, one genomic interval encodes:
- the LOC137741318 gene encoding uncharacterized protein, protein MVCFCFLVDQRRKVWRTKPVAGTCSRCGSGASVADIKTSTRFCYIPFYWKSWKAIMCTFCGSILKSYR, encoded by the coding sequence ATggtttgcttttgttttctagTAGACCAGAGGAGGAAGGTGTGGCGGACCAAGCCGGTGGCTGGAACATGTTCAAGATGTGGGAGCGGAGCAAGCGTGGCTGACATAAAGACTTCGACTAGGTTTTGCTATATTCCGTTTTACTGGAAATCTTGGAAGGCCATCATGTGCACTTTTTGTGGATCCATTCTCAAATCTTACAGATAA